Proteins encoded together in one Scyliorhinus canicula chromosome 21, sScyCan1.1, whole genome shotgun sequence window:
- the LOC119955756 gene encoding H-2 class II histocompatibility antigen, A-D beta chain-like isoform X3 encodes MLVYHRWVFIAVAATVISILDAVDGSSDIHLLHVQCDCFYHKNNTLSTVQLRYGYDGATVMYYDMGTLRYVAVQSFTQADVNRRNSDPDYVVTVPHRIESVCDEIKLTAESSNLTLDGKAPIPSRVFLQEKSGQMNLVCLVKDFFPRDIKVSWLRDGAVMANAPQTTNIVPQRDGTFQARSLLSLNGDVDGSYSCQVEHEALTKKVVLKFEHSSITKNEALIIIGAVLGILGISFAVVTGILYYCNLNRSDQFNVNPTAKFTKRAGPCGRNPCSSSVRSSSSETSNTSNTSCSSADDLTKSHA; translated from the exons ATATACATCTGCTTCATGTGCAGTGTGATTGCTTCTACCATAAGAATAATACGTTGTCCACCGTTCAATTGCGTTACGGCTATGATGGTGCAACGGTTATGTATTACGACATGGGCACTCTGAGGTATGTTGCAGTACAGTCGTTCACACAAGCTGACGTGAACAGGCGGAATTCCGACCCGGATTATGTCGTGACTGTCCCTCATCGGATCGAGAGCGTCTGCGATGAGATTAAGCTAACAGCTGAATCAAGCAACCTCACCCTGGACGGAAAAG ctcctatacccagcagagtCTTTCTTCAGGAGAAAAGTGGCCAAATGAATTTGGTATGTTTGGTGAAGGACTTCTTCCCGAGGGACATTAAAGTGAGCTGGCTGAGAGACGGAGCGGTCATGGCCAACGCACCACAGACAACAAACATTGTGCCACAACGGGATGGGACCTTTCAAGCGAGAAGTCTCCTCTCATTGAATGGAGATGTGGATGGTTCCTACTCCTGTCAAGTGGAACATGAGGCCCTCACAAAGAAAGTCGTGCTAAAATTTG AACACAGCAGCATCACAAAAAATGAAGCTTTGATCATCATCGGAGCCGTGCTGGGAATACTGGGAATCAGCTTTGCTGTGGTGACTGGAATTCTGTATTACTGCAACTTAAATC GTTCTGACCAGTTCAACGTGAACCCAACAG CTAAGTTCACTAAGCGGGCAGGACCATGTGGAAGGAATCCATGCAGTTCCAGTGTGCGATCCAGTAGCTCAGAGACCTCCAACACCTCCAACACCAGCTGCTCTTCAG CTGATGATTTGACTAAATCCCACGCCTAA